A single window of Flavobacterium aestivum DNA harbors:
- a CDS encoding phage major capsid protein yields MKRSAELKQKRAQKIEAQKTLRSKVVTEKRDMTEEETTEFRALQKDIDGLTGQIKDEVAYEENLRSLEGSGDAGFSFGGGDGKDGEQREMEKIKKRFNIGSALRMAGSGKWDGVEKEVNEIGVNELRSAGKEVSGHSFSMPASMVRSSAQTVSEDGGLYGGKLVQNQAPRIVDSFIPKLFIEELGATVLTGLSGGKLPLPVAANYAFSWLNETEDASSQKATVDGPELDPKRAAAVVLISNRLINNASIDAQAMVMKNLGSAAASALNNAAINGLGVKDPRGLLNMTGLGAGSYAAATLPTWALVNELKGKIQSADSTEQSLGYLCDPALMALLETIQKANGIGFIAENGKIGGQKSVATSLVKAIAGTPELHTMIFGDWSQLFVGQWDGIQFVVDPLTAASANSLKVTVNMEADVQVANKKAFAVNSFFKLS; encoded by the coding sequence ATGAAAAGATCTGCTGAATTAAAACAAAAGCGAGCTCAAAAGATTGAAGCTCAAAAAACGTTACGCTCAAAAGTGGTAACTGAAAAAAGAGATATGACTGAGGAGGAAACTACAGAGTTTCGAGCACTTCAAAAGGATATTGACGGTTTAACGGGTCAGATTAAAGATGAAGTGGCTTATGAAGAAAATCTTCGCTCGTTGGAAGGTTCCGGTGATGCTGGATTTTCTTTCGGAGGTGGTGACGGTAAAGATGGAGAGCAAAGAGAGATGGAAAAAATTAAAAAACGTTTCAACATAGGTTCTGCTCTTCGTATGGCTGGTAGTGGTAAATGGGATGGTGTTGAAAAAGAGGTAAACGAAATCGGGGTAAACGAATTGCGTTCGGCTGGTAAAGAAGTGAGTGGTCATTCGTTTAGTATGCCTGCTTCTATGGTGCGTTCTAGTGCTCAAACAGTTTCAGAGGACGGAGGTCTTTACGGCGGTAAATTGGTGCAAAATCAAGCGCCTAGAATTGTTGATTCGTTTATTCCTAAGCTGTTTATTGAGGAATTGGGTGCTACGGTATTAACTGGTTTATCAGGCGGTAAATTACCTCTTCCTGTTGCTGCTAACTATGCTTTTTCATGGTTAAATGAGACAGAAGATGCTTCTTCTCAAAAAGCTACAGTAGATGGTCCTGAATTAGACCCTAAAAGAGCAGCTGCGGTGGTATTGATTTCTAATAGATTAATCAATAATGCTTCTATTGATGCACAAGCAATGGTAATGAAAAACTTAGGAAGCGCTGCGGCTAGTGCTTTGAATAATGCTGCGATCAATGGTTTAGGTGTAAAAGACCCTAGAGGTTTGTTGAATATGACCGGATTAGGGGCTGGAAGTTATGCTGCGGCTACATTGCCTACATGGGCGTTGGTTAATGAGTTGAAGGGTAAAATACAATCAGCTGATTCTACAGAACAGTCTTTAGGATATTTATGTGATCCGGCTTTGATGGCTTTGTTGGAGACTATTCAGAAAGCTAATGGTATCGGTTTTATTGCTGAAAACGGAAAAATAGGTGGTCAAAAATCGGTAGCGACTTCATTGGTAAAAGCTATTGCTGGAACTCCTGAATTGCATACAATGATTTTTGGTGATTGGTCGCAGTTATTTGTTGGTCAATGGGACGGAATTCAGTTTGTTGTTGACCCTCTTACTGCTGCTTCTGCAAACAGTTTGAAAGTTACGGTTAATATGGAGGCTGATGTACAAGTGGCAAACAAAAAAGCATTCGCAGTAAACAGTTTCTTTAAATTATCTTAA
- a CDS encoding phage tail tube protein translates to MASEIYNGKLLRFKFDAKKLMHATSCKLDFSTKLEEIATKDTDGTVSIPSNYTWSGSAEALLANLPTGDTTHVSFNDILTKKLSGAQIDIEFTTDKTGDVIYSGKAYIESASITADVGSSAKVSISFKGNGNLNQAIVV, encoded by the coding sequence ATGGCAAGCGAAATTTACAACGGAAAACTATTGCGATTCAAATTTGATGCTAAAAAACTAATGCACGCAACATCGTGTAAATTAGATTTTTCTACCAAATTAGAAGAGATCGCTACAAAAGACACAGATGGTACGGTATCAATTCCATCAAATTACACTTGGAGCGGAAGCGCCGAAGCGTTATTGGCAAACTTGCCTACTGGTGATACTACTCACGTAAGCTTTAATGATATTTTGACAAAAAAACTATCAGGTGCTCAAATTGACATCGAGTTCACTACGGACAAAACAGGCGATGTTATATATTCTGGGAAAGCGTATATCGAAAGCGCAAGTATTACGGCTGATGTGGGTTCGTCTGCAAAAGTTTCTATTTCATTCAAAGGTAACGGGAATTTAAATCAAGCAATTGTAGTGTAA
- a CDS encoding terminase large subunit: MQPTQKQLDSVPFQYANDVRMGKIVTGKRIKQAVERFYKWIETAEADGYYLDHNKGMQIINFFPTFLNHTKGKMAGQPFVLAPFQQFTLYNVFGWINKKNGYRRINTVYDKRAKKNGKTAEMAGLALYGMSFDLEMEAEIYVGATKEEQARLCWEQARMYIESPVSNPALRRMGFYAMQRIIGFKKTNAKMRALGGDSKTQDGINCHFGIIDEYHAHKDDTVKENLESSTVQRTQALIYHITTAGANVQSACKRYEDSVIEVLEGRKVDNSLWIMIHDIDQEDLKTEESWENEELWAKANPLLGYGLAIDAIRKEFVKAINQPSKIRNFKTKNLNMWVDQLLDWIFNEDWMKNKVDTIPLEKFQTYGSFGGLDLSKTIDLSAYVLISEPDEKQERYLRCWFFCPKDTIIKRSKEDRVPYQYWADNGWLIATPGNVIDYNVIQDVIRTTYHEHKVIRLEFDPYNATKLTQDLKAEGLNVSEFSQAIGTISAPTKEFEKLVLSGKLKHDGNPVLAWMLASCVIYYDANDNMKVHKGYSGANGRRVDGIIAAINAIGGSMSEPEETNESYYNRDDVEFYC; the protein is encoded by the coding sequence ATGCAGCCAACACAAAAACAATTAGATTCCGTTCCTTTTCAATACGCAAATGATGTGCGTATGGGAAAAATAGTTACCGGAAAAAGGATAAAACAAGCTGTAGAAAGGTTTTATAAATGGATTGAAACTGCTGAAGCTGATGGTTATTATTTAGATCATAATAAAGGGATGCAAATAATTAATTTCTTTCCAACATTTCTAAATCATACCAAAGGAAAAATGGCGGGACAGCCGTTTGTTTTGGCTCCTTTTCAGCAATTCACGCTGTATAATGTTTTTGGATGGATTAATAAAAAAAACGGATATCGCCGTATCAATACGGTTTACGATAAACGGGCTAAAAAAAACGGTAAAACTGCTGAAATGGCGGGATTGGCGCTATACGGAATGAGTTTTGACCTTGAAATGGAAGCCGAAATTTACGTAGGAGCAACCAAAGAAGAACAGGCTCGTTTGTGTTGGGAACAGGCTCGTATGTATATCGAAAGTCCGGTGTCAAATCCAGCATTGCGTAGAATGGGGTTTTATGCTATGCAAAGAATCATCGGATTTAAAAAAACCAATGCAAAAATGCGGGCTTTGGGTGGGGATTCAAAAACTCAGGACGGAATCAATTGTCATTTCGGAATTATTGACGAGTACCACGCGCATAAAGATGATACAGTAAAAGAAAACCTAGAATCATCAACCGTTCAGCGTACACAAGCTTTAATTTATCACATCACAACAGCGGGTGCAAACGTGCAATCGGCCTGTAAGCGCTATGAAGATTCAGTAATTGAAGTTTTAGAAGGTCGAAAAGTAGATAATTCCCTTTGGATTATGATCCATGATATCGATCAGGAAGATTTAAAAACTGAAGAATCGTGGGAAAATGAAGAATTATGGGCAAAAGCTAATCCTTTGTTAGGGTATGGTTTGGCAATTGATGCTATCAGAAAGGAATTTGTAAAAGCAATTAATCAGCCTTCCAAAATCCGAAATTTCAAGACTAAAAACTTGAATATGTGGGTCGATCAATTGTTGGATTGGATATTCAATGAGGATTGGATGAAAAATAAAGTCGATACCATTCCGTTGGAAAAGTTTCAAACCTACGGTTCGTTTGGTGGCTTGGATTTGTCAAAAACAATAGATTTAAGTGCTTATGTCTTGATTTCTGAGCCCGACGAAAAACAGGAAAGATACTTGAGGTGTTGGTTTTTTTGCCCTAAAGACACCATAATTAAACGTTCAAAAGAAGATCGTGTGCCGTATCAATATTGGGCGGATAATGGTTGGTTAATTGCAACGCCTGGTAATGTCATAGATTATAATGTTATTCAAGACGTGATAAGAACCACGTATCACGAACATAAGGTTATACGGTTAGAATTTGACCCGTATAACGCCACAAAACTAACACAAGATTTGAAAGCTGAAGGTCTTAATGTTTCCGAATTTTCGCAAGCAATTGGCACGATTTCTGCTCCTACCAAAGAGTTTGAAAAATTGGTTTTGTCAGGAAAATTAAAACACGACGGAAATCCTGTTTTGGCTTGGATGCTGGCCTCATGTGTAATTTATTACGATGCTAATGATAACATGAAAGTGCATAAAGGTTATTCCGGTGCAAATGGTCGACGTGTGGATGGTATTATTGCAGCTATAAATGCAATTGGAGGGTCAATGTCGGAACCCGAAGAAACTAATGAAAGTTACTACAACCGTGATGATGTAGAATTCTATTGTTAA
- a CDS encoding phage head completion protein produces the protein MRKNPYIGQMDRRISLFDKNPLRSDSGAEKRSEVLVTSAWAYMQEVSGSEDTDGKIKHLVNRTYTIRFNAIVKEKSNSLVLMDDSMRYEVIHVIEIGRREHLEIRVKAYE, from the coding sequence ATGAGAAAGAATCCTTACATCGGTCAAATGGATAGAAGAATATCTTTATTCGATAAAAATCCTCTTCGATCAGATTCGGGGGCTGAAAAGAGAAGTGAAGTTTTAGTGACGAGCGCGTGGGCGTATATGCAGGAGGTTTCGGGTTCTGAAGATACTGACGGAAAAATTAAACATTTGGTAAACCGCACCTACACGATACGATTCAATGCTATTGTAAAAGAAAAATCAAACAGTCTTGTTTTAATGGATGATTCAATGAGGTATGAAGTAATTCATGTAATTGAAATCGGGCGTAGAGAACACTTGGAAATAAGGGTAAAAGCGTATGAGTAG
- a CDS encoding PcfK-like family protein has translation MKTSEGFKEVIKNYLEKRAIEDELFAVTYKKENKSLDECCSYIMECAKKGGCAGYSDNEVFGWAVHYYDEDDVKNIKSVSGKVIVNHSVELSAEDKVKATERGMELAIEEAKCEAKKNLAGKVKLSEEERREAKQVAFQKVVSDQKEKLILKKTKKKEGVIVNEEIDLFSSL, from the coding sequence ATGAAAACATCAGAAGGATTTAAGGAAGTAATTAAAAATTATCTTGAGAAACGAGCTATAGAAGATGAATTGTTTGCGGTTACTTATAAGAAGGAAAATAAAAGCCTTGATGAGTGCTGTAGTTATATTATGGAGTGCGCTAAAAAAGGTGGTTGTGCTGGTTATTCGGATAATGAAGTTTTTGGTTGGGCGGTTCATTACTACGATGAAGATGATGTAAAAAATATCAAATCCGTAAGTGGAAAAGTGATTGTGAATCATTCCGTGGAACTTTCGGCAGAAGATAAGGTTAAGGCTACTGAGCGAGGTATGGAACTAGCGATAGAAGAAGCGAAATGTGAAGCTAAAAAAAATCTAGCAGGAAAAGTAAAGCTTTCTGAAGAAGAGAGGCGAGAAGCGAAACAGGTTGCTTTTCAAAAAGTTGTTTCTGATCAAAAAGAGAAACTGATCCTGAAAAAAACAAAGAAAAAAGAAGGTGTGATTGTGAATGAAGAAATAGATTTATTTAGCAGCTTATGA
- a CDS encoding phage portal protein yields the protein MSLNGAFSEMFAPSKRSASADSSFFGNYGGFFSLGSSNPYGMNTKTALKLSAFYNGVDQISNDIAKIPFAIYQKDGKNRISRTDHPANKLIATEPNYLMTTFVFRKTMAISYLIRGNALAKINVNATGYPVSTDVINWDDVRDIRLKKGELLYDVKGYDQPLLSSEVLHFKNFSHNGIVGVGVITYAAQQLGLAIEVQEYSATNFQNKGVRQGVIQTEKTIEKGKDKIIAGWKSAMGEKSPDRIVVLDDGFKFQPINITPQEAQIIEQSRFGIEDIARWLNIAPHKIKSLQQSTNNNIEQQSLDHVSDTIQPHITNWEQEYAKKLITPTELQNGYYVRGNLGVLLRADIKSRAEFYSRMVLSGIYSRQECRELEDRNAGPDLLDEFLTPVNTFTESQIDKNLNDGK from the coding sequence ATGAGTTTAAACGGTGCTTTTAGTGAAATGTTCGCTCCATCCAAAAGGAGTGCATCCGCAGACAGTTCTTTCTTTGGGAATTATGGCGGTTTCTTTTCGTTGGGTTCTAGCAACCCATACGGGATGAATACTAAAACAGCTTTAAAACTTTCTGCATTTTACAATGGTGTAGATCAAATCTCAAATGATATTGCCAAAATTCCTTTTGCGATCTACCAAAAAGACGGTAAAAACCGAATTTCACGTACAGATCATCCGGCAAACAAGCTAATCGCTACCGAGCCAAATTACTTAATGACAACCTTTGTTTTTCGCAAAACAATGGCAATATCTTATTTAATTCGTGGCAACGCGTTGGCGAAAATCAATGTCAATGCGACTGGTTATCCGGTATCTACTGATGTTATCAACTGGGACGATGTTCGTGATATTCGCTTAAAAAAAGGCGAATTGTTGTACGATGTAAAAGGTTATGATCAGCCGTTATTATCTTCTGAAGTTTTGCATTTCAAAAACTTCTCTCATAACGGAATCGTTGGGGTTGGGGTGATAACTTACGCGGCGCAGCAATTAGGTCTAGCAATTGAGGTACAGGAATATTCTGCAACTAATTTTCAAAACAAAGGTGTTCGTCAAGGAGTAATCCAAACTGAGAAAACTATTGAAAAAGGAAAGGATAAAATTATTGCAGGATGGAAGTCGGCAATGGGTGAAAAGTCTCCTGATAGAATCGTTGTTTTAGATGATGGTTTTAAATTCCAACCAATAAATATTACTCCACAGGAAGCTCAAATAATTGAGCAATCCCGATTCGGTATTGAGGATATAGCTCGTTGGTTAAACATTGCGCCTCATAAAATAAAATCCTTGCAGCAATCAACTAATAACAATATCGAGCAGCAGTCGCTGGATCATGTTTCGGATACAATCCAACCACATATTACTAATTGGGAGCAGGAATATGCTAAAAAGTTAATAACGCCAACTGAATTGCAAAACGGTTATTACGTGCGTGGGAATCTAGGTGTATTGCTTCGTGCGGACATAAAGTCTCGTGCTGAGTTCTACTCTCGTATGGTGTTGAGTGGTATTTACAGCAGGCAAGAATGTAGAGAGTTGGAAGATAGAAACGCAGGTCCTGATTTGTTAGATGAATTCTTAACTCCAGTAAACACATTCACAGAATCACAAATTGACAAAAATTTAAATGATGGAAAGTAA
- a CDS encoding HK97 family phage prohead protease codes for MMESKDYIQKISETAERRFFSSEVRTIKKEERTDENSAAIIEGYAAKFNSDTVIGYYYQFREKIRKGAFDDVLKDDVRCLFNHNPNYVLARCFEGKGTLTLSVDKVGLKYSYETPDRQYARDLQNAIELGDISQSSFAFDIEEEIWTEVDGEMAVREIVKFKRLYDVSPVTYPAYADTEVAKRSLDAFKEKVKPNPVQEETRADNNKELNAFDAQIIINSNLD; via the coding sequence ATGATGGAAAGTAAAGATTATATCCAAAAGATAAGCGAAACTGCTGAGAGACGTTTTTTTTCTTCTGAGGTTAGAACCATAAAAAAAGAAGAAAGAACGGATGAAAATTCGGCTGCTATTATTGAAGGTTATGCTGCGAAGTTTAATTCTGATACGGTAATAGGTTATTACTATCAATTCCGTGAAAAAATTAGAAAAGGGGCGTTCGACGATGTTTTGAAAGATGATGTTCGTTGTCTTTTTAATCACAATCCAAACTATGTATTAGCTCGTTGTTTTGAAGGAAAAGGAACTTTGACGCTTTCGGTTGATAAGGTTGGTTTAAAGTATTCTTACGAAACGCCTGATCGTCAATACGCACGTGATTTACAAAACGCAATCGAATTGGGTGATATCTCTCAGTCTTCATTTGCATTTGATATTGAAGAGGAAATTTGGACGGAAGTTGATGGTGAAATGGCAGTGCGTGAAATTGTAAAGTTCAAACGCCTGTACGATGTTTCTCCAGTAACATATCCTGCTTATGCAGATACCGAAGTGGCAAAAAGAAGCTTAGATGCTTTTAAAGAAAAAGTAAAACCAAATCCTGTACAAGAGGAAACTCGTGCAGACAACAATAAAGAGCTCAACGCTTTTGACGCTCAAATTATTATTAACTCAAATTTAGACTAG
- a CDS encoding helix-turn-helix domain-containing protein produces MQFYCVINKNEILFINSVGKKLREKRLAKNLSQVNLASDANIPESQIGRIERGEINTTIGTLFKICNALGIEFKELIE; encoded by the coding sequence ATGCAATTTTATTGCGTGATAAATAAAAACGAAATTCTGTTTATAAACTCCGTTGGTAAAAAACTAAGAGAGAAAAGATTAGCTAAAAATCTCTCTCAAGTCAATCTTGCCTCTGACGCGAATATTCCCGAAAGTCAAATCGGACGAATAGAAAGAGGCGAGATTAATACTACTATTGGCACTCTTTTTAAAATTTGTAATGCTTTGGGAATTGAATTTAAAGAACTGATTGAGTAG
- a CDS encoding P27 family phage terminase small subunit: MKIITGDGEVAEVNKNLYVILDKLPAPISKFNLSKDQMFWYKFFGQQLVDTKKLTKPDLIHLHRLAKSVDYYIQAEEKISDLGFDGGLIQTFKGGATNVSGYVTIREKMIKEIDELSKHFGFSFKDRSKLVEIKATDPAQVDMFDQFLKANHG, from the coding sequence ATGAAAATAATAACTGGTGATGGCGAGGTTGCCGAAGTAAATAAAAATCTCTATGTGATTTTAGATAAACTTCCTGCGCCAATTTCAAAATTTAATTTATCAAAAGATCAGATGTTTTGGTATAAATTTTTTGGACAACAATTAGTTGATACTAAAAAATTAACAAAGCCTGATTTGATTCATTTGCATCGTTTGGCGAAGTCTGTAGATTACTACATACAAGCGGAAGAAAAGATTTCTGATCTTGGTTTTGATGGTGGTTTAATACAAACTTTTAAAGGAGGTGCAACCAATGTTTCCGGCTATGTGACAATTCGTGAAAAAATGATAAAGGAAATAGACGAACTATCTAAGCACTTTGGATTTAGCTTTAAGGACCGTAGTAAGTTGGTTGAGATTAAAGCGACTGATCCAGCACAAGTCGATATGTTTGACCAGTTTTTAAAAGCAAATCACGGATAA
- a CDS encoding helix-turn-helix domain-containing protein has translation MAKLTKQIVPFGMVPNTLLNDNKISLKAKGLFAFMQSKPDGWNFSVDKIAFQCKEAKSSISEGLKELENFGYLIRKKQQTGNGFVVDYRLYFDNISDKPIADFQSLEIQSLKNPILGNPIIGKSVNNSNKDISKKDNSKKEERGDSLAFLENNYPSRFERLMMQFKNQITDFVKFSQLFEATVLQEKLEYDGDVLEGRFIKFAINWVSNQNKFDKPVIELNPNQKKEKIGGF, from the coding sequence ATGGCGAAACTAACCAAGCAAATTGTTCCTTTCGGAATGGTGCCAAATACGTTGTTAAACGATAATAAAATTTCGTTAAAAGCAAAGGGTTTGTTTGCTTTTATGCAGTCTAAACCTGATGGCTGGAATTTCTCTGTTGATAAAATTGCTTTTCAATGCAAAGAGGCTAAATCGAGCATTTCTGAAGGGTTGAAAGAGTTGGAAAATTTCGGGTATTTGATAAGAAAAAAGCAACAAACTGGTAATGGATTTGTTGTTGATTATCGTCTTTATTTTGATAATATTTCTGACAAGCCAATAGCCGATTTCCAATCGTTGGAAATCCAATCACTGAAAAATCCAATATTGGGAAATCCAATCATTGGGAAATCGGTAAATAATAGTAATAAAGATATAAGCAAGAAAGATAATAGTAAAAAAGAAGAAAGAGGGGATTCGCTCGCTTTTTTGGAAAATAATTATCCTTCAAGATTTGAAAGACTGATGATGCAATTTAAAAATCAAATTACTGACTTCGTCAAATTCTCGCAACTTTTTGAAGCAACTGTGTTGCAGGAAAAATTAGAGTATGATGGCGATGTTTTAGAAGGTCGTTTTATAAAGTTTGCGATTAACTGGGTGTCGAATCAAAATAAGTTTGATAAACCTGTGATTGAATTGAATCCAAATCAAAAAAAAGAAAAAATAGGAGGTTTTTAG
- a CDS encoding PcfJ domain-containing protein, whose product MIPKTRLQLEVWNLSKNLSKPVEQEPFVISRHHFYYTTHYKNLVCLECNHLWKPEMDLWKEEAIGVECPACNKKLNKITINNGQFTKIITYSVVQVVGRFQVIRYFSCWKSMYKNEKPSYHFRKLFEEWKDYDKNKEVVVGLNTTWTGDGFSSSGYEVRYNNRKYGQTEYDRFVSDYNCPGAEFLPRFNKYGLGNDFHNCDWRLLLKKLEMSPKVETLLKAKQKELLFYAVHKDERYHSYWSQIKILLRHKYKLNDAGIWYDYLQLLKEFGKDVSNPKFILPKNLKKSHNEYVAKKQVKIDKARAEREIKRQESERLKAEAEEALKSIKVEVFKDFIIKKGDVLIVPLIEDEDVKEEGKILKHCVHANGYHKKPGILLMSARVNGKRIETIEISLASYSIIQCRGKDNGITQYHNEIIEIVKRNMGKISRMVERQKKLKGLDLSLNKLQIEAA is encoded by the coding sequence ATGATACCGAAAACTAGATTACAGTTAGAGGTTTGGAATCTTAGTAAAAACCTTTCTAAACCGGTTGAGCAAGAACCGTTTGTTATTTCAAGACATCATTTCTATTATACTACTCATTATAAAAACCTTGTTTGTTTGGAATGTAATCACTTATGGAAGCCTGAAATGGATCTTTGGAAAGAAGAAGCGATTGGTGTTGAATGTCCGGCATGCAATAAGAAATTAAATAAAATAACGATTAACAATGGTCAATTTACTAAAATAATAACATATTCTGTTGTCCAGGTGGTGGGTAGATTTCAGGTTATAAGATATTTTTCCTGTTGGAAGAGTATGTATAAAAACGAAAAACCAAGTTACCATTTTAGAAAATTATTTGAAGAATGGAAAGATTACGACAAAAACAAAGAAGTGGTTGTTGGTTTAAATACAACTTGGACCGGTGATGGTTTTAGTTCTTCAGGTTATGAAGTTAGGTATAATAATCGCAAATATGGACAAACGGAATATGATCGCTTTGTATCGGATTACAATTGTCCAGGAGCGGAATTTTTACCGAGATTTAATAAGTATGGTTTAGGTAATGATTTTCATAATTGCGATTGGAGATTGTTATTAAAAAAGCTTGAAATGAGTCCAAAAGTAGAAACTCTTTTGAAGGCAAAACAAAAAGAACTTCTTTTTTATGCTGTTCATAAAGATGAAAGATACCATTCGTATTGGTCTCAAATTAAAATTTTACTTCGTCATAAATACAAACTAAATGATGCTGGTATTTGGTATGATTATCTTCAGTTGCTTAAGGAATTTGGAAAGGATGTATCTAATCCAAAATTTATTTTACCGAAAAATCTTAAGAAGTCGCACAATGAATATGTTGCTAAAAAACAAGTAAAAATTGATAAAGCACGTGCGGAAAGAGAGATTAAGAGACAGGAAAGTGAACGGCTGAAGGCTGAAGCAGAAGAAGCATTAAAAAGCATTAAAGTAGAGGTCTTTAAGGATTTTATTATAAAGAAAGGAGATGTTTTAATAGTTCCGTTAATTGAAGATGAAGATGTTAAGGAAGAGGGTAAAATATTGAAACATTGTGTTCATGCAAATGGTTATCATAAAAAGCCTGGTATATTATTAATGTCTGCTCGAGTAAATGGTAAAAGGATTGAGACGATTGAAATATCCTTAGCTAGTTATTCAATTATACAATGCAGGGGGAAAGATAATGGTATAACGCAATATCATAATGAGATCATTGAAATAGTAAAGCGAAATATGGGTAAAATATCTCGTATGGTTGAAAGACAGAAGAAATTGAAGGGTTTGGACTTAAGTCTGAATAAACTTCAAATAGAAGCTGCATAA
- the dnaB gene encoding replicative DNA helicase: MDKQFIDKGKLPPACVEIEDAVIGSMLCFQNSVDEALMIISKPEVFYKDSNKNVFTAIQSLHKVGNPIDLMTVSAELRKLGLSEATGGDWYLMELSGKIASSAHTEYHCRLVLQKYMARQTILFSSQIIALAYDETTDIFELMGRWQKEFDNVVDYISTGRDTMSFPAALQNLKQEVELLTANKEEVKLVGVHTGFRRLNKYTGGYRNQELIIIAARPGMGKTAYVLKCAIENCKIGVGVGFISLEMSMQQLTARAVAIDTNFHLKQLLKTGFEHKEYFSTYTHHQERMKEYPLYIDDSGKTDISDVVIKIKILVRKYDIKIAIIDYLQLMTDRTVKGNREAEISSISRRLKALAKELDIPVIALSQLSRAVETRGSSKRPMLSDLRESGAIEQDADIVQFLYRPEYYKIDIDVDDYDTSMQPLISAGANSEVIFAKYRGGSTNTTLLKWIGDKTKFVDVECEDDMREDVDVYEVKALPCVSPADAFGEPEKSNNGIDF, encoded by the coding sequence ATGGATAAACAATTTATAGATAAAGGAAAATTACCACCAGCATGTGTTGAAATTGAAGATGCTGTGATTGGTTCTATGTTGTGTTTTCAAAATTCGGTTGACGAAGCATTGATGATTATTTCAAAGCCTGAAGTTTTTTATAAGGATTCAAATAAAAATGTTTTTACGGCGATTCAAAGTTTACATAAAGTTGGGAATCCAATTGATTTAATGACTGTATCGGCTGAGTTGAGAAAATTAGGTTTATCAGAAGCGACTGGAGGGGATTGGTATCTGATGGAATTATCGGGTAAAATAGCTTCGTCTGCTCACACCGAATACCACTGTAGATTGGTGTTGCAGAAATATATGGCGCGTCAAACGATATTGTTTTCAAGTCAAATAATTGCTTTGGCTTATGATGAAACAACAGATATTTTTGAATTAATGGGGCGTTGGCAAAAAGAGTTTGATAATGTTGTTGATTATATAAGCACGGGTCGTGATACTATGTCTTTTCCTGCTGCATTGCAGAATCTAAAACAAGAAGTTGAGTTGTTGACGGCGAATAAAGAAGAGGTTAAGTTGGTTGGTGTTCATACAGGATTTAGAAGGTTAAATAAGTACACAGGTGGTTATAGGAATCAAGAATTAATAATAATTGCGGCACGTCCTGGAATGGGAAAAACTGCTTATGTTTTGAAGTGTGCTATTGAAAATTGTAAGATTGGTGTTGGTGTTGGGTTTATTTCTTTAGAAATGAGTATGCAGCAGTTAACTGCTAGAGCGGTGGCGATTGATACTAATTTTCATTTGAAACAACTCCTTAAAACTGGATTTGAACATAAAGAATACTTTTCTACTTATACGCATCATCAGGAACGCATGAAAGAGTATCCTTTGTATATCGATGATAGTGGGAAAACGGATATATCTGATGTTGTGATTAAGATTAAAATACTGGTTCGAAAGTATGATATTAAAATAGCGATCATTGATTACTTGCAGTTGATGACTGACAGAACTGTAAAAGGAAACCGTGAAGCTGAAATATCGTCTATATCAAGAAGGTTGAAGGCATTGGCGAAAGAGTTGGATATTCCTGTGATTGCATTGTCTCAATTGTCTAGAGCTGTAGAAACTCGTGGGTCGAGTAAGAGGCCGATGCTTTCGGATTTGCGGGAGAGTGGAGCGATTGAACAGGATGCTGATATTGTGCAATTTCTTTACCGACCTGAGTATTATAAGATTGATATCGATGTTGATGATTATGATACGTCTATGCAACCACTTATAAGTGCTGGGGCTAATAGTGAAGTGATTTTCGCGAAATATAGAGGTGGTTCAACGAATACAACGTTATTGAAATGGATTGGTGATAAGACGAAGTTTGTTGATGTGGAGTGTGAAGATGATATGCGTGAAGATGTAGATGTTTATGAGGTTAAAGCGTTGCCTTGTGTTAGTCCTGCTGATGCTTTTGGTGAGCCTGAAAAGAGTAATAACGGGATAGATTTCTAA